A segment of the Candidatus Stygibacter australis genome:
CAGATGCCTTCCTTTTGTGGTTTCTTAAAGAGAACATTGTAATCTCCGCCGCAACCTGAGCAGTTTCTACGGGCAGATATTCTTTTCACTGCTTCAGATTCCTCCAGATCAAGCACGATCACCAGGTCGATTGAATAATGCTGCAAAAGATAATCTGCCTGAGCCGGTGTACGGGGAAATCCATCCAGGATCATACTTTGTCCTGCTTCCTCAGTTGCATGTTTAAATATCTCAAAGGTTATCTCATCAGGCACAAGCTCCCCACTGGTAATGTACTGTTTTGCCTTTTTTCCGGTCTCAGTACCTTCAGACATCTCTATGCGAAATAGCTGACCAAGATTTACATGCTTCCAATCCTTTAATTCTGCTAATTTCTTCGCCTGTGTTCCTTTTCCACTACCTTGAACGCCCATTATAACGATATTCATTAATTCCT
Coding sequences within it:
- a CDS encoding nucleoside monophosphate kinase — protein: MNIVIMGVQGSGKGTQAKKLAELKDWKHVNLGQLFRIEMSEGTETGKKAKQYITSGELVPDEITFEIFKHATEEAGQSMILDGFPRTPAQADYLLQHYSIDLVIVLDLEESEAVKRISARRNCSGCGGDYNVLFKKPQKEGICDVCGGTLVTREDDKPQEVQRRIDIYQEQAKKLLDFFQGKVKITKIDAAQGINDIFDQLVREVDTLQ